ccaccccatccttctcaaaaaataaataaataaacttaaaaaaataaaatctttagaaaataaataaataaaattcctcatCTTGCTCATACTGTGCAAAATGAAGTCTTTGTGAACAAAAGGATCTTGGGTAGAGTATGTCCGCTAAATAATATATGTGCAGGTTCTAGgtgataaataaatggatggaaagagtggataaatacatttggagagttcaatatttttaaagaaaaggtatataAAGGAAAGCATACTTCTGAAACAGTAAATAATCACTTATATCTgctaagtcttatttttttcataagcacacaactaatatattttattttcatgattaataTAAACCATTTACCTATTACTCGTAATAAAGCTACCTATAAcagaaaacatatgtatatgcttaatatatgcataataaaatctacaagtgcaaataaaaatactCCCTTTACTTCTGAAGAGGCCAAAAGTTGTCCAAATATGCCAATcctcaaaaatcattttaattaactcacttttcttattttacatccaaaaatattttttaacacaaagtgagaaattatttttatgtatataagatCAATATTCTTGCTCTtctccaggattacttcaacgaCAATAAACCCTTTCTGTtgataataaacttttaataggACCTTTATACACCTTTTCCTGTAGAAAGCACAGATTTTctttgaaggcaaagaaaaatgcatgtaaatacaaaggctcagaaataacaaatgtcaTCCCATTTTGTGCATATTTGGGCTTAACATAAAACCGTAGTCTGCTTGTGTGTACCTATGATCACACTGATTTTTGTTCTCACTTAATGATCAACTAAAGCACAGCTCTGCATCTCTGTGTATATCTATTATCTATGCCACTTTCAATGATCACATATCCATCTTATGGATGTAATGACATTTACTTATAAAAGCCATTATACGAGTTCTTCTTAAtacattgctattttaaatagtgctgagaaaagcaaaatgtatgTCATTTATCTCTAGTGATTTCCTAAAGATattttagtagaaataaaattgatgggtaaaaggaatacatattttttaaatgtggtactTACACGAAATTGTCTATTGGAAAGTTGAAAACAACTTAAACTTTAGCGGCAGTATAAGCACCATCACTCTATTTTCACAAAGGTTGTAGATGGAAAACTGTATTTCAGTCgctttttcacttaaatttcttttttcccagggaCACTATATTTCCCTATGTCCACTGGTCCCTTgtagatatgcaaagaaatacTTTGCACGATTTCAAATTAcaggtttttgttcattttgatttcaAAGACTTCTCTGTAAAACGAAGATAGATTCTGTTGTCTGATAcaaatatgttgtaaatatttgcaagtgcattgtcttttattttaataatattattttctgatagaggcttttagttttttatgttGCTAAATCAATCTCCAGAATtcttgatataaaaaaatattttttaatatttatgtatttttgggagacagagacacagcgtgcaagcaagggaggggcagagagagagggagacacagaatctgagctgtcagcacagagcctgaagcggggctcgaacccacaaagcacggGATCATGACTCCCAAAGTCagaccacttaactgactgagccacccaggggccccattttttttttgagagagagagagaaagagagagagagagagagagagagagagagagagagagagagagagaggcaacacagaatcccaagcatgctccacattgacagcagggagcccgtcGAAGGACTTGAAAACACGAAcacatgagattatgacctgagccgaaatcaagagtcagaggcttaactgactgagccacccaggcaccccccaaaagtcTTGCTTTTCAAGTCATTCTTAGGATGGGTAAATAGgcatttgtaggatttttttctgttacttttcttattttgccaattaaaatttttaaattgacatcccATCTGGAACTTAATTTAGGGAGATAAAATTCTAACAAGTTTTCTCCAAATCGGCTGTTTCTCCACTACTTACGAATAGTTCACCTTTTCCTACTAATATGAAATGTCACCAGTATGAAATTCTAAAGTCTTATGTATATTTGAGCGTTGGTCATGTTCTACTCTGCACCACTCCTTTATCTGTCTTTTCAGCTGTGTGTAAATGAATAATTTGTGGAAATTTCAGGTATATTTTGATATCTGGAAGGGCAAATCTACCTCctatataaaaacataagttcTTAGGTtaattccagtttgttaacatacagtgttctataaatttcagatgtacaagatAGTGAGTCCAAAACTTTCCTTAATGACATCACAAGAAGAGCATGTGTAGCTCAAAATTCTTAAAACCAGGATGCTTTCATTTGCTTTACCTAACACTGACAAATACAGGAAGGgcacacattttgagaaaaaggagTCCTCCTATTCAGAGCCATCTTCCACTTCAAAATGTCCTTCCAAGGTCCCTCAGGAAATAGCACACATACCTAAGTGTACACAGACATAAACTGGATACTGGATTTTGTCCCAAGAATTTCTAGCCCAGAAGTTGATTACAGGAATTATTTCTCCCATTATGCACTTTTCTGTGACGTTATGGTATGAAAATGAGTCCATTACAAACAACATGTTGTCGACACTTAATTTCGTGTGTATTACTATTGAAATTTGGGTAAATCACGTCAAATTTGAGAGTCAAGTGGTCTATTCAGGAATTACGGGGTACGTGCCAGGGCAGCTGAAGACTCTGTTTTTGCCGCTCACGCTGTTGGCCTGGTGCTAGACCACATAGGGTTCCCACGACCGAGGGGCAGCGGGACCTCAGGAGGGAAGAGAACCCAGCTCCCCGAGGGAGGGCTCGGATGCACAGGTAGAGCTAGGCCAGGTGTGCTCTTCTCCCAGGTCCGTCccgcctcctccctgccagcctccaAGCCCCTATTACCTGTTCATTTTGTCTCTATCATCCACGCCATTTTCCGCGAAGAACAGAATCTGCTGCACTTGCGCTGCGTTGCCCACACAGGCAGCCTTGTGGATCTTTCTGAGATCTCTGTCTTGGACATGGTAACCCAGCAGCAAGTTGTCAATTCCATTGTTCTTCTGCCCaacgcccctgccctgcctctgcaaGCCAGAAGCGGAGCCCAAGGGCGacatgcccttctccctcccgaACCCCCAATTCCTCTTCATTGTGAAGCCTGCGGGCTCCACAGAGACTTCACCCCGCCCTCCCTTTCCACTACCCCCCGAGCCCAACACTAGCGCCGGAGACAGGCCAAACCCGCCTGGCCACAACACCCCAGCAGTGAGGATCCGCCTTTTGGTAGCTGCCACTTCTCAGTAACCGGCAACAAGCAATACCGCCAGACACAAGCGCGCTTGCGCACTTCAGAAGAGGCATCCACTGCGCATGCGCACAGAGGCCTAACTGTCAACGGTAACCAAAGCTccgatgccccccacccccccccaggcccAGCGCCGCGCAGCgaacagagaggagggggctCCGGTGGGGGGTGAGGCGGGGTCCAAAGCCGCGGAACCCAGCGGGAGCCAGCACCTCTGCTCGCCACGCTCGGGTCTCGCCTCGGCACCCTTCTCGCCCCACGCGCGCCTCCCGAGGGGCCCCTTCCCCGCGCCGCAGCCCAGGGTGCAGCCAGGCGGCCGTGCCTGCACCgcgggaaggggtggaggtggggcgtGAGGCGGGGataggggccgggccggggccgcgACGCCCgcgaagcctggagcccgctgcaGCCGCCACCGGATCCCGGGATGGGACGAGAGACTGCGGCGGAAGCCAGCAtctcccagcctggggctccgGGGGCCGCGGAGCcaacgccgccgccgccgccgccaccgcctctGTTGCCTCCGCTGCTGAGACCAGGCTAGAGATGGGTGAGTTGACACTGGCGTCACGGGGGACCCGCGCCACAGCCCCTCCATCCACGCACTCCTAGCCCTCCGCCTTGAACTCCGCGCTGCCGgcacaatccccccccccccacgctttcagggctcccacagccccctccctccctgagcatGACCCTAGGGGCGGGAGCGGGAACCCCGGGCCCGGGGGTTGGGGGCTTCGATACAGGGAGGTGGGGGCCGGATGCCAGGGAGACTATTGGGCTCCCACTCCCACGCCCAGGCCCAGCGTGGCACTGTGaacggaggggggggggctccggTGGGTGGTGGGGCAGGGTCCGGAGCTGCCAAGCCAGGCGGGAGCTGGCACCTCTGCTCGCCGCGCTGAGGCCTGCCTTTGGCACCCCTCTCGCCACATACGCCCATCCCAGGTGGCCCCTTCCCCGCGCCGCGTCCCAGGGTGCAGCCTGTCCGCCGTGCCTGGACTgcgggaaggggtggaggtggggccggGACGCGGGGCTATGGGCCGGGCGCGGGGCCGCGATGCCCGCGATGCCGGGCGCATGCCTCAGCCTCCACCCGAGCCCGGGATGGGGTCAGAGGCTGCAGCAGACGCCAGCATCTCCCCGCGGGGGCCTCGAGGTCCGCGCAGccatcgccgccgccgccgccgccgctgttGCCTGCGCTGCTGAGACCAGGCTGGAGATGGGTGAGTTGACCCTGGCATCCCAGGGAACCCGCTCCGCAGCCCCTCCATCCatgccctcctcctggccctcagCCTCCATCTCCGCGCTCCCGGCACAACCACCCTCCCACAGCGTCAGGGCTCCCACAGCCCACTCCCTCCCTGAGCGTGACCCTTGGGGCAAGAGTGGGAGCCCCGGGCCCGGGGGTTGCGGGCGTGGAGACAGAGAGGTGAGGGTCGGATGCCAGGGAGACTATTGGATGCCAGGGAGACTATAGGGCCCCGGGCCTACAGGGGAACTGCGAACAAAAGGCAGGGGGCTCCGGTGGGGGAATGGGGTGGGGTCCGGAGCCGGGGAGCCTGGCAGGAGCTGGCACCTCTTCTCGCCTAGCTCCGGCCTCCCTTTGGCACCCCTCTCGCCCCACACACCCTTCCCGGGggggcccctcccccgcgccgcGTCCCAGGGTGCAGCCTGGCGGCAGTGCCTGGAAGGCGGAAGTGGTGGAAGTGGGGGCGTGAGGCGGGGATGTGGGCCGGGCGCGGGGC
Above is a window of Neofelis nebulosa isolate mNeoNeb1 chromosome 15, mNeoNeb1.pri, whole genome shotgun sequence DNA encoding:
- the LOC131495900 gene encoding uncharacterized protein LOC131495900; translation: MTLGAGAGTPGPGVGGFDTGRWGPDARETIGLPLPRPGPAWHCERRGGGSGGWWGRVRSCQARRELAPLLAALRPAFGTPLATYAHPRWPLPRAASQGAACPPCLDCGKGWRWGRDAGLWAGRGAAMPAMPGACLSLHPSPGWGQRLQQTPASPRGGLEVRAAIAAAAAAAVACAAETRLEMDSAGARDGVRGCSRRQYLPAGASSAAQPSPTLLLLPPLPRPGWRWVS